CAAATCACTAAATAACGGTGTCGACCCTCTGGAGATTGTTGAAAAATATGGCGCAGATGCACTTCGTTTTGCCCTTGTTATAGGGGTAACTCCAGGCAACGATATGAAGTTTGATGAAGCGCAAGTAAATGCGTATAAGAAATTTGCGAACAAGTTATGGAATATCACTCGATTCATTTTCACTGAAACCAGCGGGCACGACCACGCTACTGTTCCAACGCTTACCGCACGTGATGAAGAAGTCCTTAAAGAACTCAACGAGACCACAGCATTTATGACCGAGCACTTAAAAAAACACCGTATCGATCTCGCTGCAGACAAAATATATCAGTACCTATGGCATGAAGTTGCCGACGTAATCCTTGAAGAGAGTAAGCCGCTATTAAAAGACGGTAGCGATATTGAAAAAAAATCACGCCAATGGCTGCTCTACGAAATACTTACTCAATCGCTAAAAACCTTACACCCATTTATGCCATTTATTACGGAAGAAATTTGGCAATCATTACCACACAAAGAAAGCGACATGCTTATGGTTGCAAAATGGCCAACTACAAAATAGTGCGCAACTGTTTTATTTTATAGAAAAATAAAGTGATACAATACACGTAATGGATTTATCAGTGATTGCATACGCTACTATTGGCGGTGTTGTTCCTGCCCTTATTTGGGTATGGTTTTGGCTCAAGGAAGATGCAAAACGACCTGAGCCAACCCAACTCATTGTCGCAGCATTTCTTATAGGTATTATTGCTGTCATTACAGTAATACCATTACAAAAGCTCGCGATGGTATTTTTTTCAGGCACTACCATGGTTATAATATGGGCTGCAATTGAAGAAGCGGTGAAATTCGCTCTTGCTTACTTCACCGTCCTCGCACACAAGGCAAATGATGAACCGATAGATGCGCTCATTTACATGATAACGATAGCGCTCGGATTTGCTGCTGCAGAAAACACACTCTTTTTAATAGATCCTATTGCAAACGGTGGCTTTGTCGAAAGTATACTCACTGGAAACTTTCGCTTTCTTGGAGCAACACTGCTTCATATACTCTCCTCGTCTGCAATTGGTTTAGCTCTTGGGTTAGCATTTTACAAACGTCCACTCATAAAATTCTGGTACGGGCTTGTTGGTCTTATCCTTGCTATTGTTTTGCATGGAGCCTTTAATTTCTTTATACTTAGAAGCGACGGAAACGATTTGATGCGTGTCTTTGCCTTTGTCTGGATAGGTTTAGTTATCCTTCTTATTGCATTCGAACACGTTAAGCGAATTACCAGAAACTAGTAAACACACTCATTATGCGAAAGCCTTCCTTCTTCGAAAAACTCACTGGTTCTATTGCACCAGACGACTATGATGACCTTTTTGAAGGTGGTACTGAGGAACAACAACGTGTCCCTGCCCAATCTTCTGGACTCGTACAAGACGAGGCAACCGAAATATCGACGAATACTCAAACCCAAGCAGAACATCCTGGGCAATGGGAAGAAGAAATTGAGGAGGAAGTGCAAGAAGGAGAGCTTTCTGTTGATATATATCAAACGCCTGACGCTATCGTTGTAAAAGCACTCGTTGCTGGCGTAAACCCATCAAATATTGATATTTCACTTACCCGCGACATGATAACGATTCGTGGAAACCGAGAAGAACATAAAGAAACTACAGGGGAAAACTATTTCTATAAAGAATTATTTTGGGGATCATTTACTCGTACCATATTGTTACCTGAAGAAGTAGATGTTGATGCTGCTGATGCGAGCACAAACCATGGAATACTCGTTATCCGACTGCCTAAAATAAACAAAGAACGTCAGACTAAGCTGAAAGTAAAATCGCGATAATAAAAATCCGCACAATTGTGCGGATTTTTTATTACTGAATGAAGCCACTGCTTTGTTCCTTCCACAGTTCATGGTACACACCCTCTGTGTTTTTAGATAATTCTGTGTGTGTTCCGTCTTCTATAACAGCACCTTCTTTGAAGACTAGTATTCTATCCATGTCTTGGACAGTACTTAACCTGTGAGCGATAACAAGTGTCGTTCTTCCCTTCATAAGTTCTTTCAAAGCATCTTGGATATGACGCTCACTAATAGAGTCCAATGAGCTTGTTGCCTCATCGAGAATGAGTATTGGTGCGTTTTTAAGCATTGCTCGTGCGATAGCTACCCTCTGACGTTCCCCTCCTGAAAGTTTTACACCGCGCTCACCTACTGGAGTATCATACCCATTCTGTAGAGTCTCAATAAACTCATGAGCATGAGCACGCTTTGCTGCGATAACTATCTCTTCGTCAGTCGCATCTGGTTTACCGTAGGCAATATTCTCTCGTAGTGACCGGTGGAAAAGTATCGGCTCCTGCGGTACATACGCTATCGAACTACGCAATTCGTCTTGCGTGATACTTGTTATATCCTGTCCATCAATACGAATAGTTCCCTCATCAATATCGGTAAAGCGTAGTATTAGTTTTGTTATAGTTGACTTACCTGCTCCTGAAGGTCCTACGAGCCCAACTTTTTGCCCCGCAGGAATCTTAAGCGACAATCCTTTAAATACTCTCTTTCCTTCAAAATAATTGAAGGCAACATCATCAAATACAATCTCTCCATTCTCTATGTTTACAGAATCTGGAGTTGCAGCATCCTTAACTGACAAAGGTTGCTTAAAGATCTGTATCATTTCTTTTGCATCATTAAGGGCTTGGACAGTTCGTGCAATCTGGCGCCCAATGTTCCATGTTATATCAAACAACTTCAATAGATAGATTTGTGCGAGAACAATGGTACCAGTAGTAATTTCACCTTCTGACCATAGAAACACAGCGCCTGCAATCACAGAAACTTCAACTAAAGCTACAGCAAAACCTTGGAATAATCTCTGCCAGCTGTCCCAGTACCATGTTGCTCGACGCTTCCTTTCCTGGTCATCTGTAACTATCGCAAAGGTATCTTTCTCACGCTGGAAGCTCGCAAACATCTTAATCGTAAGAATGTTCGTTATTGTGTCGGCTAAAAGACCTGTCGTTGCAGACTGCGCAGTAGCGTGGGCTACATCTTTAGGTATCTTACGTTTTAAGAACCACACAGTGATTAGGATGTAGAAAACTAACCATACGATAAATATAATCGCGAGTAATGGTGCCAACCAAAGTAAAATGCCAAATGTTGCAATAAGTGTTATTCCGTTCATCCATATGTTAAAAGCAAAAGCGTCATGGAGCGTTTCAAATGAATCTACATACCGTTTTGATTTGGCAACCAGTGAGCCAACGAATGTCTCTGAGAAGAATGCCTGTGAGTGATTTCCAATTCGAGCAAAGGTTTCATCAGAAAGACGCTTGAGAATATTACTCTGTGCATACGAATGAACGAAATCAGCAATGCGGAACAAAATGTTGTATCCAACTACAGCAATCGCTATGAATATAAGCGTCGTCGTAAGTTCATCAAGACTGCCA
This genomic stretch from Candidatus Kaiserbacteria bacterium harbors:
- a CDS encoding ABC transporter ATP-binding protein, translating into MKITFKEILKYYWPHVVAYKWSVSLGILTFGFGGVLASAITPLLYKRIIDVTSVPMNAGSLDELTTTLIFIAIAVVGYNILFRIADFVHSYAQSNILKRLSDETFARIGNHSQAFFSETFVGSLVAKSKRYVDSFETLHDAFAFNIWMNGITLIATFGILLWLAPLLAIIFIVWLVFYILITVWFLKRKIPKDVAHATAQSATTGLLADTITNILTIKMFASFQREKDTFAIVTDDQERKRRATWYWDSWQRLFQGFAVALVEVSVIAGAVFLWSEGEITTGTIVLAQIYLLKLFDITWNIGRQIARTVQALNDAKEMIQIFKQPLSVKDAATPDSVNIENGEIVFDDVAFNYFEGKRVFKGLSLKIPAGQKVGLVGPSGAGKSTITKLILRFTDIDEGTIRIDGQDITSITQDELRSSIAYVPQEPILFHRSLRENIAYGKPDATDEEIVIAAKRAHAHEFIETLQNGYDTPVGERGVKLSGGERQRVAIARAMLKNAPILILDEATSSLDSISERHIQDALKELMKGRTTLVIAHRLSTVQDMDRILVFKEGAVIEDGTHTELSKNTEGVYHELWKEQSSGFIQ
- a CDS encoding Hsp20/alpha crystallin family protein; the protein is MRKPSFFEKLTGSIAPDDYDDLFEGGTEEQQRVPAQSSGLVQDEATEISTNTQTQAEHPGQWEEEIEEEVQEGELSVDIYQTPDAIVVKALVAGVNPSNIDISLTRDMITIRGNREEHKETTGENYFYKELFWGSFTRTILLPEEVDVDAADASTNHGILVIRLPKINKERQTKLKVKSR
- a CDS encoding PrsW family intramembrane metalloprotease, with translation MDLSVIAYATIGGVVPALIWVWFWLKEDAKRPEPTQLIVAAFLIGIIAVITVIPLQKLAMVFFSGTTMVIIWAAIEEAVKFALAYFTVLAHKANDEPIDALIYMITIALGFAAAENTLFLIDPIANGGFVESILTGNFRFLGATLLHILSSSAIGLALGLAFYKRPLIKFWYGLVGLILAIVLHGAFNFFILRSDGNDLMRVFAFVWIGLVILLIAFEHVKRITRN